Genomic window (Thermodesulfobacteriota bacterium):
GAACGTGCAGGACGCACCGGGCGCCAGGGAGGCATTGCTCAGGCTGATCACGTTCGTTGCGGACACGGCGGTAATGGTCCCGGCCCCGCACCCGCCCGTCAAACCGTTGGGCGTGGCCACCACCACCCCGGCCGGCAGATTGTCGGTGAAATCGATCCCGTTTAACGTCGTGCCTGAATTGGGATTGGAAATCGTGAAGGTCAATGTCGATGATTCGTTGGTATAAATCGAGCCGGGCGAAAACGATTTTGAAAATTCCGGCGGCGCGACCACGGTGAGAGTGTCGGTGGCATATCCGCCGGCACCCGTGTTGGTGCCGCTCTCCGTGGAACTGACGTTGCCGCTGACGTTCGTGTACGAACCGGCCTCCGCGCCGGTCACGGTGACGTCGATGGTGCAGCTGCCGCTGGCGGCCAGGAAGGCGCCGGTCACTTCAATTGTTCCGGTCGCCGCCGTGGTGGTCAGCGTACCGCCGCCGCACGCCGCCGATGAGCCGTCCGCCACGGTCAGTCCTGCCGGCAACACGTCCGTGAAGGCGATGCCGCTCAAGGCCGATCCGGCGTTAGGGTTGGTAATGGTGAATCGCAGGGTGGAAGTTCCGTCCTGGGCGATGGGGTCCGTCAGGAATGACTTGGTAATCGCGGGCGGGTTGGGGTTGACGCAGCCGGTGATGGATATATCGTCAAGATAGGCCGTCGCGTTCTTGTTGGCGCCCGTGCCGAGATACGTGACCCTGAACCGGGTTCTGGTTGTGCCGGATGTCGCCGCCTTCCGGCTGTAAGTAAACCAGCTGGCTTTATCCGTCTGAAAAGCCGTTCCGGCGTTGAACGCGCCGTTATCCGCTTTTTCATAAACATAGACATAGTTGTTGGCGTTGGCGCCCCAGTCGCCGTTACCGCCCAGATAAACTTTAAAGGATATGGTTACTCCATTGTACTGATTCGCAGGATACTGCACCTCGATATCAAAGTAAGGCAGGGTCAGCGTGTTGGGATCGGGAGGAGTTGCCGTGCCGGAGGTCCCGGTGGGATTATTCCAGGTGGAAGCCCAGGCGTTGGTTCCGCCTCCGCCGGCCGGAGCCGCGACGATGGACCAGGCGCCTGCCGCCGAATCAACCGCCGTGGCGGTGACGCCGGAGGCCTGGGTCGTGTAGGGCGGCGGCGGGCCGCCGCTGCCCTGCCCTGCCAGCGGCATGGTCCAGGTAGCGATGCTCACCGGGCTGGCGCAGTTGGCGGGGGGCGGCGGGGCCGTGCTGACGTACAGCGTGGCGCTGCCGGTATTGCCGGTATCCGTTGTGCCGTCAATATAGAGGTTATCGGTGGTGTTCAGGTATGACGCGGCGGTGGAATCAGCCGTTATGTTCACCTGGATGGTGCCGGAACTGTTCGGGGCCAGCGTGCCGTCCAGGAAATAAACCGTTGTTTCACCGCCGGCCAGCGCTGTCTTGGCCGGCGTGGTGGAGGAAAGAAAAGCCCCGGCGCCCAGGCCGGTGATGGTAACGCCGGGCGTTCCGGCCACCGCCATACCGGACGGAAAAGCATCTGAAAAATTGATGCCGGTAATCGTTGCCGGCGTGGGATTGGTGATGGTGATGGTCATGACCGATGTACCGCCCGCAGCAATCGTTGTCGGCGCAAAGGCCTTGTCAATCGTAACGGATGAAGGGCCATAAACCATGGCATAGCGGGCGGATATCCCGTAATCGGCGTTATAATGAAAACTGCTGCCGGAAAAGTCGTGGACAAGGGTGGTCATGGGTTCGGGGTTCACCAGCGGCGCGCCCGGTACGGAAAGAATCCTGACCTGGTAGGTGACGTCAACGGTGCCGCCGTTCTTGCCGTCCCCGCCCACGCAGGAACGGTAGTCCGGACTGTTCGGGTCGTTCTCCCAGCCGCAGGCATCTCCGTAAAGCTTGGGGTTCGGGTTCGACTCCAGGCCTGTTTCCGCCGAGTACTGGGTGCTCACCGACAGGATCTGAAAGATCGTGTTGGGCATGGAAATAAATTCTTCCAGCTGGTTATACCCCTGGGTGGCGGTCGACCCATGGACGACGATCTGGTAATCTTCGCCCACCATTAAGTTCATGGTGCCGCCGTTGGGAATGGAAACCCCGTCCAGTTCCACATCCAGAACTGCATTCCGGGCCTGGGAAATCAGATGCTCGACATACAATTCCCGCGGGGTAGGGGATGATTCGGATATGCCGCCGTCGGCGGTCACGGCCACATGATAACGGCGGGTATTGTCATAGGCGCCGGCGTTGCGGGTGATTTGGGCTTCGAAATAGGCGTCGCTGTAGCTGCCGGCGGCTATCGAGGAAAAACTGATCACCGACAGGGTGCCCGGCCGCAGGTTGATGTAGGGGTCGGGGCTGGGATCGTCGGAATAAAGGTCGTTGGCGTCTTCCCACACAAACGTGGCAGCGACGTTCGTGGCGGCCACATCGCCTGTGTTGGTAATCCGTACGCCCACCGGGAACTTATTGGGGCCGGCGTTGACATCGTTGCTGTCCAGGCCGACGATGTTCCAGGTGATCGGTTCCACGGTCAGAACAGCGGCCGCGTTGGCGGACAGGATTGACAGCAGGGTAATGGCGATAAATGTCAGCACTCCCACTACCGGCCTTGGCAGAAGACATGAGATCTTTCTCATCGGAGATAATCTTTCTTATTTAAATTTATCGGGAAATTGATCTTTTAAAATAGGCAAATCCGTCCGGCATAAAAATACCGGATATGATTAAAATTATTAGCAAGTTGTGTGCCATCAAAAACGGGATGGTTTCCGGTTTACAGTAGGGAGATAATTAACCAATTGAATTTTATTGAATATAAATTTGCATGTTTTTATTGTCCCACTTTGGGAGGGTTAAAACCCTCACCTTTAGGTGACAGTTTTAACGCGTACTGGTATAGTTGAGTCCATGGAAAGTTATCGACATGGATCACACCGTATTCATTTTTGCATTTTACGCTATTATCGGTATGCTGTCCAAAAATCGTTTTTGGACAATAGTGTACCGTATTCATGATCCACCTTCATCTGGTGTGGATCACCCCAGAACGTCCGCGTTGACCGCGGCTTGAGTAAAGGGATGAACGCCCTGATTGTCGGGTTTCATAGCGGCCTGTGTCGGCTGGCTTTTCGTGGCGGGCGCTTCGTCGGCCGCAAGTACCGGAAGCGA
Coding sequences:
- a CDS encoding Ig-like domain-containing protein; protein product: MRKISCLLPRPVVGVLTFIAITLLSILSANAAAVLTVEPITWNIVGLDSNDVNAGPNKFPVGVRITNTGDVAATNVAATFVWEDANDLYSDDPSPDPYINLRPGTLSVISFSSIAAGSYSDAYFEAQITRNAGAYDNTRRYHVAVTADGGISESSPTPRELYVEHLISQARNAVLDVELDGVSIPNGGTMNLMVGEDYQIVVHGSTATQGYNQLEEFISMPNTIFQILSVSTQYSAETGLESNPNPKLYGDACGWENDPNSPDYRSCVGGDGKNGGTVDVTYQVRILSVPGAPLVNPEPMTTLVHDFSGSSFHYNADYGISARYAMVYGPSSVTIDKAFAPTTIAAGGTSVMTITITNPTPATITGINFSDAFPSGMAVAGTPGVTITGLGAGAFLSSTTPAKTALAGGETTVYFLDGTLAPNSSGTIQVNITADSTAASYLNTTDNLYIDGTTDTGNTGSATLYVSTAPPPPANCASPVSIATWTMPLAGQGSGGPPPPYTTQASGVTATAVDSAAGAWSIVAAPAGGGGTNAWASTWNNPTGTSGTATPPDPNTLTLPYFDIEVQYPANQYNGVTISFKVYLGGNGDWGANANNYVYVYEKADNGAFNAGTAFQTDKASWFTYSRKAATSGTTRTRFRVTYLGTGANKNATAYLDDISITGCVNPNPPAITKSFLTDPIAQDGTSTLRFTITNPNAGSALSGIAFTDVLPAGLTVADGSSAACGGGTLTTTAATGTIEVTGAFLAASGSCTIDVTVTGAEAGSYTNVSGNVSSTESGTNTGAGGYATDTLTVVAPPEFSKSFSPGSIYTNESSTLTFTISNPNSGTTLNGIDFTDNLPAGVVVATPNGLTGGCGAGTITAVSATNVISLSNASLAPGASCTFSVDVTGTSAGTKTNSTFATSTEGGASAISSTELIVVDRTPLIDLTKQISTNIGGPWSAYTPVVATGNVYYRFKVYNSGDVPFTGISITDDQYAPGCDYSASLPLAVGDEASCVYGPVTADQDTLVNTAHATGTHATGTKDSADSSAEYATTALTISKTSTDASYSSAGDVLDYSFTVSNTGFAALEGPVTIDDDKAADESCPDVDTVGDNDNYLDPGESIICTATYTVTAADVAAGSVTNTATATAEGTTSSPDSLTINKADDAPVAADDSYTTTEDTVLNGDVSGNDTPSGDGGNVWSKLTDPAHGTVTVNADGTFTYTPTANYSGADSFTYQVCDTDGDCDDATVSITVDPADDAPVAADDSYTTTEDTVLNGDVSGNDTPSGDGGNVWSKLT